The following proteins are co-located in the Paenibacillus sp. JNUCC32 genome:
- a CDS encoding YhgE/Pip domain-containing protein, which translates to MKNIIHIYSADIRRIVRNWAAAVIIGGLALLPSLYAWFNIEASWDPYGQTSGVSIAVANLDKGTTLRDQPINLGKEIVESLHRNEKLGWRFTEDSENAIQGVRRGTDYAAIVIPENFSARIGTVLTNEPVKAQILYYTNEKINAISPKVTAQGASAVVEEVSKNFIKTANGTIFEIFNTLGIEIENQLPAINKVRSLLFRLEKSFPELNEAVSTAQQDIKLANRLVQQADAALPRLEGIATDGKEMAGALAEFANQAAGASKSLEPALRQDLEVLGAATGALSQVLDALGQKGIDPKELASRLTAAKERAQTAAQASARLGQLFKRLGSISPAAASAAAKLEDIAARWTSAQAALQTIAQAVERGEEAPADSIDKLKKLTDDITGLTDALLSRYDSEIGPAISKAFTKGSDTAKRVQQELTQALASVPDIQRLLQDARKGLKVGGQEVQLAQNRLPEAELRITQLANRLREMEAEGDIQEIIDLLQNNFELESQFFAEPVTLEENRLYPIPNYGSAMSPFFTTLSLWVGALLLVSLLSVDVHDEERSFRSIEVYFGRYLTFLTIALFQALFVTLGDIYLLGTYVVNPGWFILFALLISCVFMLIVYTLVSVFGNVGKAMAIVLLVLQLAGAGGTFPIQMTPPFFQALHPYLPFTYAISMMREAVGGILWDIVIRDMLLMLVFAAIALVIGIVLKKPINRASSGLIRKAKASKLIH; encoded by the coding sequence ATGAAGAATATTATCCATATATATTCTGCCGATATCCGTAGAATCGTCCGCAATTGGGCTGCAGCCGTTATCATCGGGGGTCTTGCCCTCCTTCCTTCTCTATATGCCTGGTTTAACATCGAAGCTTCCTGGGATCCCTACGGCCAAACCTCAGGTGTATCCATTGCCGTTGCCAACCTGGATAAAGGCACCACCCTTCGCGACCAGCCCATTAACCTGGGCAAAGAAATCGTGGAGTCCCTGCATCGCAATGAGAAGCTGGGGTGGCGGTTTACGGAGGACAGCGAGAATGCGATACAGGGGGTGCGGCGCGGCACCGATTATGCCGCTATCGTCATTCCGGAGAACTTCTCCGCCCGGATCGGCACCGTACTGACCAATGAGCCCGTCAAGGCACAGATCCTCTATTACACGAACGAAAAAATCAACGCCATTTCGCCCAAGGTGACGGCCCAGGGGGCATCTGCCGTCGTGGAGGAAGTCAGCAAAAATTTCATCAAAACCGCCAACGGCACCATCTTCGAGATTTTCAACACGCTCGGGATCGAGATCGAGAACCAGCTCCCTGCGATCAACAAAGTACGAAGCTTGCTGTTCCGGCTCGAAAAAAGCTTTCCCGAGCTCAACGAGGCGGTGAGCACGGCCCAGCAGGATATCAAGCTGGCCAACCGGTTGGTTCAGCAGGCCGATGCCGCTCTGCCCCGCCTTGAAGGGATTGCCACGGACGGCAAGGAAATGGCCGGTGCGCTGGCGGAGTTCGCGAATCAGGCCGCAGGGGCCTCGAAATCGCTGGAGCCTGCGCTGCGGCAGGACTTGGAGGTGCTGGGTGCAGCCACCGGAGCGCTTTCGCAAGTGCTGGACGCGCTAGGGCAAAAAGGCATCGACCCGAAGGAGCTGGCCAGCCGCCTGACCGCTGCGAAGGAGCGCGCTCAGACTGCAGCGCAAGCCTCGGCCCGGCTGGGGCAATTGTTCAAGCGGCTGGGCTCGATCTCCCCGGCGGCGGCTTCCGCGGCGGCCAAGCTCGAGGACATTGCGGCACGATGGACCTCGGCTCAAGCCGCGCTCCAAACCATTGCCCAAGCCGTGGAACGGGGGGAGGAAGCTCCTGCGGATTCCATCGATAAGCTGAAGAAGCTGACCGATGACATTACGGGGCTGACCGACGCGCTGCTAAGCCGGTACGACAGCGAAATCGGCCCGGCGATAAGCAAGGCCTTCACCAAGGGCTCCGATACGGCCAAGCGCGTTCAGCAGGAATTGACCCAGGCGCTTGCCAGCGTCCCCGACATCCAGCGTTTGCTTCAAGATGCACGGAAAGGGCTCAAAGTGGGAGGCCAAGAAGTGCAGCTCGCCCAAAATCGTCTGCCGGAGGCGGAGCTTCGGATTACGCAGCTGGCCAACCGGCTGCGCGAGATGGAAGCGGAAGGGGATATTCAAGAGATCATCGATCTTCTCCAAAACAATTTCGAGCTCGAGAGCCAGTTTTTTGCCGAGCCGGTTACGCTGGAAGAGAATCGCCTGTACCCCATCCCGAACTACGGCTCCGCGATGTCGCCCTTCTTCACGACCTTGTCCTTGTGGGTTGGCGCCCTGCTGCTCGTTTCCCTGCTCTCCGTTGACGTACATGATGAGGAGAGAAGCTTCCGCAGCATCGAGGTTTACTTCGGACGCTATCTCACCTTTCTGACCATTGCCCTGTTCCAGGCGCTGTTCGTTACCCTAGGCGATATTTATTTGCTGGGAACCTACGTGGTGAACCCCGGCTGGTTCATTCTGTTTGCGCTGCTGATCAGCTGCGTTTTCATGCTGATCGTCTATACGCTGGTGTCCGTGTTCGGCAATGTCGGAAAAGCGATGGCGATCGTTCTGCTCGTGCTGCAGCTGGCGGGCGCTGGCGGGACCTTTCCGATCCAGATGACGCCGCCGTTCTTCCAGGCATTACATCCGTATTTGCCGTTCACCTATGCCATCAGCATGATGCGGGAAGCCGTCGGCGGCATCCTGTGGGATATCGTCATCCGCGATATGCTGCTCATGCTGGTCTTCGCGGCGATCGCGCTTGTGATCGGGATCGTGCTCAAGAAGCCGATCAACCGGGCCAGCAGCGGGCTGATCCGCAAAGCGAAAGCTTCAAAGCTCATCCATTGA
- a CDS encoding glycosyl hydrolase family 18 protein, with amino-acid sequence MKNRRKKWAAAAGVAVLCAAVSFWWLEDQKKEPSMLPQPLQAQVKLSAWITDWQWETGMTDWKQLGGEFEEIKLFAAYFNHKDELYLTSDFREALPAFLEASKEGEPARGVLTIVNDRFHPDGTAKQKDPELISRLVATPESRSQHIRQILDMASQHGFDGVELDYEKVRKEDGANLSALYEELYERLRAEGFSLRIVLEPGVSLSSLKLPEGPDYVLMAYNLYGGHSGPGPKADYAMIKELGGKLRQLPGDHAIALSVGGFDWAKNGKAVSLTEKRAVELARASPDEPKRDPDSGALYFEYTDDQGIGHTVWYADGTTLAGWMNAAGEAGISKIAIWRLGEMDANTLQKLSEIRHQSHHE; translated from the coding sequence ATGAAGAATCGCAGGAAGAAATGGGCGGCAGCTGCGGGGGTTGCGGTATTGTGCGCTGCCGTCTCCTTCTGGTGGTTGGAGGATCAAAAGAAGGAGCCATCGATGCTGCCTCAGCCGCTCCAGGCGCAAGTCAAGCTGTCTGCCTGGATTACGGATTGGCAGTGGGAAACGGGCATGACAGATTGGAAGCAGCTTGGTGGTGAGTTTGAAGAAATCAAGCTGTTTGCAGCCTATTTCAATCATAAAGACGAGCTTTACTTGACGTCGGATTTTCGGGAGGCGCTGCCTGCGTTCCTGGAGGCGTCCAAGGAAGGGGAGCCGGCTCGCGGCGTCCTGACGATCGTCAATGATCGTTTCCATCCCGATGGAACGGCCAAACAGAAGGATCCGGAGCTGATATCCCGGCTCGTCGCTACTCCCGAAAGCCGCAGCCAACATATCAGGCAGATTCTGGACATGGCATCCCAGCACGGCTTCGACGGCGTGGAATTGGATTACGAGAAGGTCCGCAAGGAGGATGGGGCCAACCTCTCCGCGCTGTACGAGGAACTGTATGAGCGTCTCCGGGCGGAAGGCTTCTCGCTCCGAATCGTGCTGGAGCCGGGCGTATCCCTGTCATCGCTTAAGCTGCCGGAGGGGCCGGATTATGTCCTGATGGCATACAACCTGTACGGGGGGCATAGCGGACCCGGACCGAAGGCGGATTATGCCATGATCAAGGAGCTGGGGGGCAAACTGCGGCAGCTGCCGGGAGACCATGCCATCGCGCTGTCGGTTGGCGGGTTTGACTGGGCGAAGAATGGCAAGGCGGTTTCTTTAACGGAGAAGCGTGCGGTAGAGCTGGCGCGTGCCAGCCCGGACGAACCGAAGCGGGATCCGGACAGCGGGGCCCTATACTTCGAGTACACGGACGACCAAGGCATCGGGCATACCGTATGGTATGCGGACGGAACGACCCTTGCCGGATGGATGAATGCGGCGGGGGAGGCGGGCATTTCGAAGATTGCGATCTGGCGGCTCGGCGAAATGGATGCCAATACGCTGCAGAAGTTGAGCGAAATTCGACATCAATCCCATCATGAATGA
- a CDS encoding polysaccharide deacetylase family protein encodes MAKKQKTALNVRRKNRRKIIKVTAQVIVLAVAAVLLANAIFDFRTYKEPDRSAWRQDQGFIALSYFGVGRTGTSKLVSKAQLDAQLKALYEQGYTTISQQDIIDYYSHGKKLPDKALYLSFEDGRNDSALFAQPLLEKYNYKATFLSYANKMGNSERKFLQPKDMLKMTRTGYWELGTNGNRLTYINIFDDEGRYVGVKDERELTVKSNVEYYNHYLMDFIRDENMIPLENRAEMEKRIRADYAAMDKVYTESLGYVPLTYMIMHANALGGGMNQLVANANSDQIQKLFGMNFNREGVAFNSKDSDLYNLTRVQPAPYWSTNHLLMKLHKDQGQPMQFVRGDTEQADKWELLGGAAEFTDNRMVVTSPPSQAGTVYLKGSGEQDVTVSAKALGNVVGRQSVYVRYDRTKGSYLRLLLENNHVVVEQKIAGQAPEELFTYALPKVAWGEEDLQFDKASVYTKEQTLSGDRDDENEYPVNILGNRWLEISVKGDALSVSVDRQVLLDRQPVDASIGAGGVALESEYHEQNEKDDIYDAVFEDVTIMSAPPGAERKLLFTNKPTGLAGVLTGVQRSMNRAVDWAVETF; translated from the coding sequence ATGGCTAAAAAACAAAAAACAGCCCTCAATGTTCGGCGAAAAAATCGCAGGAAAATCATCAAAGTAACGGCACAGGTCATTGTATTGGCCGTTGCAGCCGTCCTGTTGGCCAATGCGATTTTCGATTTTCGAACATATAAGGAGCCGGACAGATCCGCCTGGCGTCAGGATCAGGGCTTTATTGCCCTGTCCTATTTCGGGGTCGGCCGCACCGGGACGTCCAAGCTCGTATCCAAGGCCCAGCTGGATGCCCAGCTGAAGGCCTTATACGAACAGGGCTATACGACGATTTCGCAGCAGGATATCATCGATTATTACAGCCATGGCAAGAAGCTGCCCGACAAGGCGCTGTACCTGTCCTTTGAAGACGGGCGGAATGATTCCGCGCTGTTCGCGCAGCCGCTGCTTGAAAAATATAATTATAAGGCTACCTTTTTGTCCTATGCCAACAAAATGGGCAACAGCGAACGGAAATTTCTGCAGCCGAAGGACATGCTGAAGATGACCCGCACCGGGTATTGGGAGCTTGGGACTAACGGCAACCGGCTGACCTATATCAATATTTTCGATGATGAGGGCCGTTATGTCGGCGTTAAAGACGAGCGCGAGCTGACGGTCAAATCCAACGTGGAATATTACAACCACTATTTGATGGATTTCATCCGCGACGAGAACATGATTCCGCTCGAGAACCGCGCCGAGATGGAAAAGCGGATCCGGGCCGACTATGCGGCAATGGACAAGGTTTACACGGAATCGCTCGGTTACGTTCCGCTCACGTATATGATCATGCACGCCAATGCGCTCGGCGGAGGAATGAATCAGCTTGTGGCGAATGCCAATTCGGATCAGATTCAGAAGCTGTTCGGGATGAATTTCAACCGGGAAGGCGTTGCCTTCAATTCGAAGGATAGCGATCTGTATAATCTGACCCGGGTCCAGCCCGCGCCGTATTGGTCTACCAATCACCTGTTAATGAAGCTGCATAAGGACCAAGGGCAGCCTATGCAGTTTGTACGGGGCGACACGGAGCAGGCTGACAAGTGGGAGCTGCTTGGCGGAGCGGCAGAATTTACGGATAACCGGATGGTGGTCACATCGCCCCCGTCCCAGGCAGGAACCGTGTATTTGAAGGGCAGCGGGGAGCAAGACGTCACCGTCTCGGCCAAAGCGCTCGGCAATGTGGTAGGACGGCAGTCGGTTTATGTCCGTTACGACCGAACGAAGGGTTCGTATCTCAGGCTTCTGCTGGAGAACAACCACGTGGTGGTGGAACAGAAGATAGCGGGCCAAGCTCCCGAGGAGCTGTTCACGTACGCCTTGCCGAAGGTGGCATGGGGCGAAGAGGATCTGCAATTCGATAAGGCTTCGGTCTATACAAAGGAGCAGACGCTGTCCGGAGACCGGGATGATGAGAATGAGTACCCTGTCAACATACTCGGAAATCGGTGGCTGGAGATTTCGGTGAAAGGCGATGCCCTGTCCGTGAGCGTTGATCGGCAGGTGCTTTTGGACCGGCAGCCTGTGGATGCATCGATCGGCGCAGGAGGCGTGGCGCTAGAATCGGAGTATCATGAGCAGAACGAGAAGGATGATATTTACGACGCCGTCTTTGAAGATGTCACGATTATGTCGGCGCCACCGGGTGCCGAACGTAAGCTGCTGTTCACGAACAAGCCGACCGGACTTGCCGGTGTCCTGACCGGCGTGCAGCGAAGCATGAACCGCGCGGTCGACTGGGCTGTCGAGACTTTCTAA
- a CDS encoding glycosyltransferase family 2 protein, producing MRIIKRKQPKSTKEVLTLPRTDRRTLSYVPDPEQIRMNADRRGNRAQKPGEDLSSSEYVNKLRMLSLRYEADFEVLLVPNGKKKKAGIKGVAADISATGLLLRLPDDSSSLEVGDKVKARFRIPPGAMPEGFESSVRIDAAVVRRALNSTEAGEEHLLALEFEKPLTDYFQRKRWGYSVYSASALLFMAVLFIMLMRAESIIYFKYNMVLYLYSLIAALFLLTRYLFGALYRDVPINPDYTPGVSIIIPCFNEAEWIKRTILSCMNQDYPVDKLEVIVVDDRSTDQSVQQIQDMIELIHSEAERYATRERLSYMVLPENAGKRAALVKGVEMAKHDLVVFVDSDSFLDPTAIRHLVQPFQDPKMGGVAGRTDVENKYTNNMTKLQTVRYYIAFRIMKAAESWFDSVTCLSGPLSCYRKELIVQHADAWLNQKFLGRPATFGDDRSMTNFILKTHRTAYQDSAICSTIVPSQMKVFLKQQMRWKRSWLRESLRAGSFIWRKEPFMALFFYIGLIVPIAAPVVVAYNLMYVPIVHGIFPGTFLMGLLLMALLMSLAHLLFRKSRLWVFGFVFCLFYEFVLLWQMPVAWFTFWKSTWGTRETPQDIEAREKKEARKRKGKKFGLPF from the coding sequence ATGAGGATTATAAAAAGAAAGCAACCGAAGAGCACCAAGGAAGTGCTAACGCTTCCGCGCACGGACAGGCGGACTCTTTCCTATGTGCCCGATCCGGAGCAGATCCGGATGAACGCGGACCGAAGAGGCAACCGGGCGCAGAAGCCCGGGGAGGATTTGTCCAGCTCTGAGTACGTCAACAAGCTGCGGATGCTCAGCCTGCGTTACGAGGCGGATTTTGAAGTTTTGCTTGTCCCGAACGGGAAAAAGAAAAAAGCCGGGATTAAGGGCGTGGCTGCCGATATTTCGGCCACGGGCCTTCTGCTCAGGCTGCCGGATGACTCTTCAAGCCTCGAAGTCGGCGACAAAGTGAAGGCGCGATTCCGCATCCCGCCGGGGGCTATGCCCGAGGGCTTCGAATCGAGCGTCAGAATCGATGCAGCCGTTGTCCGCAGGGCCCTGAATTCGACGGAAGCCGGCGAAGAGCATCTGCTTGCCTTGGAGTTCGAGAAACCGCTCACGGATTATTTTCAGCGCAAACGGTGGGGGTATTCCGTATATTCCGCCAGCGCATTGCTGTTCATGGCGGTGCTCTTCATCATGCTGATGCGGGCAGAGAGCATCATTTATTTCAAATACAACATGGTGCTGTATTTATACAGCCTGATCGCGGCCCTGTTTCTGCTGACGCGCTACCTGTTCGGAGCGTTGTACCGCGATGTGCCGATCAATCCGGATTATACGCCGGGAGTATCCATTATTATCCCCTGTTTCAATGAAGCAGAATGGATCAAGCGCACGATACTCAGCTGCATGAATCAGGACTATCCCGTAGACAAGCTGGAGGTCATTGTGGTGGATGACCGATCGACGGACCAGTCGGTACAGCAGATCCAAGACATGATCGAGTTGATTCATTCCGAGGCGGAGCGTTACGCTACCCGGGAGCGTTTGTCCTATATGGTGCTGCCCGAGAATGCGGGCAAGCGGGCCGCTCTGGTCAAAGGCGTCGAGATGGCCAAGCATGATCTGGTGGTCTTCGTGGATTCGGACAGCTTCCTGGATCCGACGGCGATTCGCCACCTCGTCCAGCCCTTTCAGGATCCTAAGATGGGCGGCGTTGCCGGACGGACGGACGTCGAGAACAAATATACCAATAACATGACGAAGCTGCAGACCGTCCGTTATTATATCGCCTTTCGGATCATGAAAGCGGCAGAGTCCTGGTTTGACAGCGTGACCTGCCTGTCGGGTCCGTTATCCTGCTATCGGAAAGAGCTGATCGTGCAGCATGCGGACGCTTGGCTGAACCAGAAGTTTCTGGGCAGGCCCGCCACCTTCGGAGACGACCGGAGCATGACGAACTTTATTTTGAAAACGCACCGGACCGCTTACCAGGATTCTGCCATTTGCTCGACGATCGTGCCTTCGCAGATGAAGGTGTTTCTGAAGCAGCAGATGCGGTGGAAGCGCTCCTGGCTGCGCGAATCGCTGCGGGCCGGAAGTTTCATATGGCGCAAAGAGCCGTTTATGGCGTTGTTTTTTTACATAGGCCTGATCGTGCCGATTGCCGCGCCTGTCGTGGTTGCCTACAACCTCATGTACGTGCCGATCGTTCACGGCATTTTCCCGGGGACCTTCCTGATGGGATTGCTGCTGATGGCGCTGCTGATGAGCCTGGCCCACCTGCTGTTCCGGAAGAGCAGACTTTGGGTGTTCGGCTTCGTATTCTGTCTCTTCTATGAATTCGTCCTGTTATGGCAGATGCCGGTGGCTTGGTTTACCTTCTGGAAATCGACGTGGGGGACCCGGGAAACGCCGCAGGATATCGAAGCCAGGGAGAAGAAGGAAGCCCGCAAGCGCAAAGGCAAAAAATTCGGATTACCGTTCTAA